The genomic DNA CTCGAGGATGCCGCGGCCGCCGCGCCAGTCCTTGTTGCTCGGGCCGTCGACGGTCTTCTGCGTCGCGGTGGTGGCGTGCACGGTGGTCATCAGGCCGCGCTTGATGCCCCACTTGTCGTTCACCACCTTGGCCAGCGGCGCGAGGCAGTTGGTGGTGCAGCTGGCGTTGCTGATGATGGCCTGGCCGTCGTAGGTCTTGTCGTTCACGCCATAGACGAACATGGGCGTGTCGTCCTTGCTGGGCGCGGACATGATGACCTTCTTCGCGCCGGCATCGACGTGCTTCTGGCAGGTTTCCTTGGTGAGGAACAGGCCGGTGGATTCGAGCACGATGTCGGCGCCGACCTCGTTCCACTTGAGGTTGGCCGGATCGCGCTCCTGCGTGAGGCGGATCTTCTTGCCGTTGACGACGAGGGTGTTGCCGTCGACCGTGATCTCGCCCTGGAAGCGGCCATGCACCGAGTCGTACTGCAGCATGTAGGCCAGGTAGTCGGGCTCGAGCAGGTCGTTGATGGCGACGATCTCGATGTCGTTCTTGAAGTTCTGCACCGCTGCGCGCAAGACGTTGCGACCGATGCGACCGAAGCCGTTGATGCCGAGTTTGATAGCCATGTGTCTGCTCCTGGATGGTTTGAAAACGGGGTCGATCGAGTTCAGCGCGCGAGCGCTGCTTCGACGGTGGCAGCGACGTTCTCTGCCGTGAAACCGAAATGCTTGAAGAGCGCGGGCGCGGGCGCCGATTCGCCATAGGTGTCGATGCCGAC from Variovorax sp. PBL-E5 includes the following:
- the gap gene encoding type I glyceraldehyde-3-phosphate dehydrogenase, whose product is MAIKLGINGFGRIGRNVLRAAVQNFKNDIEIVAINDLLEPDYLAYMLQYDSVHGRFQGEITVDGNTLVVNGKKIRLTQERDPANLKWNEVGADIVLESTGLFLTKETCQKHVDAGAKKVIMSAPSKDDTPMFVYGVNDKTYDGQAIISNASCTTNCLAPLAKVVNDKWGIKRGLMTTVHATTATQKTVDGPSNKDWRGGRGILENIIPSSTGAAKAVGVVIPELNKKLTGMSFRVPTSDVSVVDLTVELVKEASYKEICAEMKAQSEGALKGVLGYTEDKVVATDFRGDPRTSIFDADAGIALDGTFVKLVSWYDNEWGYSNKCLEMVRVVAR